AGAAGTGGCCTGCCTGCGCTGGAAGTCGCCCTGGCCCTGGGCTTTGCCGATCAAAGCCACCTCACCCGCCAGTTCAAGCAAGCCTATGGCGTGACGCCGGGAGCCTACCGGCAGGCCTGCCTGAACCTGGCGTAACCCGCCTGCATGCCCTCACGCCACTGCTACACTCAAATGGCTGAATGGAGGATCGCGTCATGTCCGAACGAGAAATCACCACGCTCCTGTCGCTGATGAGCCAGCGCCAGGCCTGCCTGAGCAGTGCCTGCAAGGAGATCGCCGACTGGATCGACCGCCAGGGCGACATACCCGCCGCCGGCAAGATCCGCGCCAGCCTCAAGGCGCTGGAGGCCGACGAAGCCCAGGTGCGCAAGACCCTGACCTCGCTGAACATCGAACGGCCGCTGCCACGCTTCCGTAGCTGACCGTCGGACCGGGATTTACACCCCCTTCCCTGTAGGAGCGGCTTCAGCCGCGATGCAGGCGACGCGGTGTATTGCACCCGCCTCGCGGCTGATCGCGGCTGAAGCCGCTCCTACAGGGATGGCGCAGGGCTCAAGCTGGTGGTACCAGCGCAGTCGGTCAGTGGTTCATGTGCATATGGTCGTGCCCGCCGCTCTCGGCAGTCAGCGCACGCACCGGCGCCTGCACCTGCACGGTCTCCTTCGCGCCCTTGGCATCCTCGATGGTCAGCGTCAGCGCTACCTGCTCACCTTCCTTCACCTGCTGGTTCAGGCCCATCAGCATCACGTGCAGGCCATTCGGGTCCAGCTTCACCGCCTTGCCGGCCGGCAGCTCGACCGCCTTGACCTCACGCATGCCCATCACATCGCCGTTCATGGTCATCTCGTGCACCTGCACGGTCTTGGCCACGGGCGAAGCCACGCCCACCAGCTTGCTGTCGCTGCTGGCGGTGAGGGTCATGAAGGCACCGGTGGACTGCTGGTGCGGCACGCTGGCGCGCACCCAGGCATCGCTCGCGGTGGTCTGGGCCAGGGCCGGCAGGGCCAGGCTCATCAGGGCCAGGGCGGCCAGGCCGCGCTTGATCGGTTGCATCGACATTCAGCAGATCTCCATCAGGGTGACCAGGTCTTCGGCGCATTCCTTGGCGTTCAGGGAATGGCCCAGGCTCAGGCGCAGGGTGCCACGCGTATCGTAGACGTAGCTGGTGGACGAGTGAGAGATGGTGTAGGTGTCGCCGGCCGGAACCTTTTCGTAGAACACCTTGAATTCCTTGGCCACCTCGGCGATTTCCTCGGGGGTGCCGGTCAGGGCGACGATCGACGGGTCGAAAGCCTTGACGTAGGCGTCGAGCACCTCGGGGGTGTCGCGCTCAGGGTCCAGGGTGATCAACACCGGCTGGAACAGGTCGCGGTCACGGCCCCTGAGTATCTTGCGGATCTGCGCCACGCGCGCCAGCGCGGTCGGGCAGACCGCCGGGCACTGGGTGAAACCGAAGAAGATCATCGGCATCGAGCCGTAGAAGCTCGACAGGGTGCGCTCGTTGCCTTGAGTATCCTTGAGCTTGAATTTGCGCCCGAGGATTTCGTTGCTCATGTTCTTGCCGTACTTGAAGTCCAGGCCGCGTGCCGGGCTGCAGCCCGCCAACAAACCAAGCCCCAGTACGCCCATCCCGGCGACGACCGCGCGCCGGGTCAACAGATCAGTCATGGAACCATCCTTTACAGGGAAGGTGCCGGCCCTTGGGGCGGGCCGAGCGAAAACCGGCGCATTCTGGCATGCCCCCCCCCGAGCATCTACCAGACCTGGCGAGGATCTGGCTGCAGCCCTTTGAATCCGGGGCGCGACCGGTTGTCGCAGGGATTGAATCCGTAACAGTTTGTTGCTAGGGATCAATGAAACTCGCCGGCAAGCCGGCTCCTGCAAAGGTTCAACCTGCAGGAGCCGGCTTGCCGGCGAAGAGGCCAGCACGAACAGCCACTACCTTCAGTAGTAGGCGTTCTCTTTCTGGCTGTGGTCAGTCACGTCACGCACGCCCTTGAGCTCCGGAATACGCTCGAGCAGGGTGCGCTCGATGCCTTCCTTCAGCGTCACATCGGCCTGGCCGCAGCCCTGGCAACCGCCACCGAACTGCAGCACGGCGATGCCGTCGTCGACCACGTCCACCAGGCTCACGGCGCCGCCGTGGCTGGCCAGGCCGGGGTTGATCTCGGTCTGCAGGTAGTAGTTGATGCGCTCGTTGATCGGGCTATCCTCGTTGACCATTGGTACCTTGGCGTTAGGGGCCTTGATGGTCAGCTGGCCGCCCATGCGGTCGGTGGCGTAGTCGACCAGCGCGTCTTCGAGAAACGGCACGCTGACGGCGTCCAGATACGCGGTGAAGCTCTTCAGGCCGACCGGCTCGTCGTCGGGTTTCTCTTCGCCCGGCTTGCAGTAGGCGATGCAGGTCTCGGCGTACTGGGTGCCCGGCTGGGTGATGAAAATGCGGATGCCGATGCCAGGCGTGTTCTGCTTGGAGAGCAGATCGGCCAGGTAATCATGGGCGGCGTCGGTAATGGTTATAGCGCTCATGGAAGTTCCTCACAGACTTGCCGGCAGTGTACGCCAACCCGGCCTTCGAACAAAGTCCTAGCATTTGACTCGGGATAGCGCCAAGGCCGGTTGCCGCGCCGGTTCCACCGCGATCCAGCCCTGCAAGCGCCCATACAGGCCACGTTCAAGCCATTGGTAGCTGAGCCACGACATTAGTCCGATTGACGGCACGCAAAGGGCGAACACCAGGTATGGGTTCAACTGCAGCCGCTGACTGGCGAACGAGCCGCCGTACAGCACCAGCACATGGATCAGGTATACCGAGTAGGAGCAGTCGCCCAGCGCCTTGAGTAGCCGGTTGCCCTTGAACCAAGGCTCCAGGGCGATGAACGCCAGTACCACCAGCGCGCTGGGCAGCCCCCAGTGCAGCAGGCGTTGGGAGGCGTCCAGGTGGTAGAGAGCGAAACCGGCCGTGGCCAGCAGCGTCAATGGCAGCCACAGGCCCTCGCGGATCAGCCCCCGGCGATACAGCACGCCCAAGCCGATGCCCAGCAGGAACTCGTAGACGATGTCGTTGTTGTAGAAGCGGCTCAGCACACCCAGCCGGCCCAGCACTTCGCTGACCAGCAGCAGTGCAGCCGTCACCAGCAACAGGTGATGGCGCTGGCGCACCAGGAAGGCCAGGCCGAACAACAGGTAGAAGAACATCTCGAAATTCAGCGTCCAGCCCACGTTGAGGGTCGGGTACAGGCCGTAGCCGCCGGGGTTTTCCGCAGGAATGAACAGCAGCGACAGCAGCAGGTGCTGCCAGGCGAACACCTGGTGCGGCATCCAGCGGCTGGCGACCAGCATCAGCGCCGCCATCAGCAGGGTGTAGAACCAGTAGGCCGGGACGATGCGCAAGGCGCGGTTGAGCAGGAACTGCCTGGGAGCAATATCCTTGTCGCGGGTCGAGAGGTAGATCACCAGGCCGCTGATGACGAAGAAGATGTCCACCCCGACCGCCCCGCGGTCGCTGAGCAGTTGGCCGAGGGGGCCGGTGGCGTGGAAGTCGAAGAAAATCTGCATGAAGTGGTGGCAGACCACCACCCAGGCGGCGAATGCCCGGAGAGCCTGAAGCGAATACAGCATGAAATACCCTGCGATTGCCGGTGTGTTCGGGCCCTGGCGAGCGCGTTGCGCTCGTTCGCGGGTAAACCCGCTCCCACAGGTATTGTGCGCAACCCAGGGTTTGCACGATCCCTGTAGGAGCCGGCTTGCCGGCGAATGGGCTGCACCGCAGCCCCAAGACCTACCTTGACCCTCCGACCGCAGGATGCCGGCAAAGGTCAGGCCAGCCGATCAGAGGTTCTCGTAGCGGTTCATGTCCAGCACCCCCGCCTCCACCGGATCGGTCTCCTGGATATAACGGTTCAGGTCATGGAAGTAGCGCCAGAACTCCGGGTGGCTGCGGCGCACGCCCCAGCGCATGAC
This genomic stretch from Pseudomonas entomophila harbors:
- a CDS encoding copper chaperone PCu(A)C; the encoded protein is MSMQPIKRGLAALALMSLALPALAQTTASDAWVRASVPHQQSTGAFMTLTASSDSKLVGVASPVAKTVQVHEMTMNGDVMGMREVKAVELPAGKAVKLDPNGLHVMLMGLNQQVKEGEQVALTLTIEDAKGAKETVQVQAPVRALTAESGGHDHMHMNH
- a CDS encoding SCO family protein, which produces MTDLLTRRAVVAGMGVLGLGLLAGCSPARGLDFKYGKNMSNEILGRKFKLKDTQGNERTLSSFYGSMPMIFFGFTQCPAVCPTALARVAQIRKILRGRDRDLFQPVLITLDPERDTPEVLDAYVKAFDPSIVALTGTPEEIAEVAKEFKVFYEKVPAGDTYTISHSSTSYVYDTRGTLRLSLGHSLNAKECAEDLVTLMEIC
- the nfuA gene encoding Fe-S biogenesis protein NfuA translates to MSAITITDAAHDYLADLLSKQNTPGIGIRIFITQPGTQYAETCIAYCKPGEEKPDDEPVGLKSFTAYLDAVSVPFLEDALVDYATDRMGGQLTIKAPNAKVPMVNEDSPINERINYYLQTEINPGLASHGGAVSLVDVVDDGIAVLQFGGGCQGCGQADVTLKEGIERTLLERIPELKGVRDVTDHSQKENAYY
- a CDS encoding acyltransferase family protein, whose protein sequence is MLYSLQALRAFAAWVVVCHHFMQIFFDFHATGPLGQLLSDRGAVGVDIFFVISGLVIYLSTRDKDIAPRQFLLNRALRIVPAYWFYTLLMAALMLVASRWMPHQVFAWQHLLLSLLFIPAENPGGYGLYPTLNVGWTLNFEMFFYLLFGLAFLVRQRHHLLLVTAALLLVSEVLGRLGVLSRFYNNDIVYEFLLGIGLGVLYRRGLIREGLWLPLTLLATAGFALYHLDASQRLLHWGLPSALVVLAFIALEPWFKGNRLLKALGDCSYSVYLIHVLVLYGGSFASQRLQLNPYLVFALCVPSIGLMSWLSYQWLERGLYGRLQGWIAVEPARQPALALSRVKC